The following coding sequences are from one Homalodisca vitripennis isolate AUS2020 chromosome 7, UT_GWSS_2.1, whole genome shotgun sequence window:
- the LOC124366658 gene encoding uncharacterized protein LOC124366658: protein MAHLCVGCSLSYVEAIRKDEYGVLQFYVNHGVYNRTRRCGNRKCGNELVVNEFGDFFFRCGKYYTPAPKRKKIKCRFTASAKKGTFFESAHLPLTDIFCIVASILCLVPPRQDYLKKNFNISSKTAVDWYSFCREVFVDHVANNDVTLGGVGHIVEIDEAKFGKRKYNRGRLIEGQWVFGGIDRTTHETFLVPVEKRDKETLLKVIKEKN, encoded by the coding sequence atggcacacctttgtgttggatgttcgttatcttacgtggaagctattcgtaaagacgagtatgGAGTGTTGCAATTTTATGTAAACCACGGGGTTTACAACCGGACTAGGCGTTGTGGAAATAGGAAGTGTGGCAACGAACTCGTTGTTAACGAATTTGGGGACTTCTTTTTTCGGTGTGGAAAGTACTACACGCCTGCACCGAAACGAAAGAAAATTAAGTGCCGGTTTACTGCCAGTGCGAAAAAGGGGACTTTCTTTGAAAGCGCACATTTACCATTGACGgacattttttgtattgttgCGTCAATATTGTGTCTAGTGCCGCCGCGACAAGATTACCTGAAAAAGAACTTTAATATTAGTTCAAAAACAGCTGTAGACTGGTATTCGTTTTGTCGGGAGGTATTTGTTGACCATGTGGCCAATAATGATGTTACATTAGGTGGAGTTGGACACATTGTGGAAATTGACGAGGCAAAATTtggtaaaagaaaatataatagaggAAGACTTATTGAAGGGCAGTGGGTGTTTGGTGGTATAGACCGTACCACACATGAAACATTTTTAGTGCCGGTAGAGAAAAGGGACAAGGAAACTctcttaaaagtaataaaagaaaaaaattga